One genomic segment of Desulfovibrio sp. UCD-KL4C includes these proteins:
- the eno gene encoding phosphopyruvate hydratase, whose amino-acid sequence MSTIVAVWAREILDSRGNPTIEVEVVLESGATGRAAVPSGASTGTREALELRDGDEDRYGGKGVQVAVANVREEIAEALVGQDALRQVAIDNLLIDLDGTENKERLGANAMLGVSMAVARAASNLLGIPLYQYLGGVNSKVLPVPLMNIINGGEHAPNNLDIQEFMIVPLGAETFAEALRMGSETFHALKKILAADGHNTAVGDEGGFAPNLNSHAEAFEYIIKAIEKAGYRAGHDIALAIDAAASEFYKDGKYVLKGEGKEFTADELTAFYVDLCDRFPLISIEDGLAEGDWEGWERHTEVLGERIQIVGDDIFVTNPDILAEGIERGVCNSILIKLNQIGTVTETLDTIELAKQAGYTTVVSHRSGETSDHFIADLAVGLNTGQIKSGSLCRSDRLAKYNQLLRIEEDLEDEGIYYGPALREAFFPED is encoded by the coding sequence ATGAGCACTATCGTAGCTGTCTGGGCTAGAGAAATTCTTGATTCCAGAGGTAACCCCACAATTGAAGTAGAAGTGGTTCTTGAATCCGGAGCCACCGGCCGTGCTGCTGTTCCTTCCGGTGCATCCACCGGAACTCGCGAAGCTCTTGAACTTCGCGATGGTGATGAAGACCGTTACGGCGGAAAAGGTGTACAGGTTGCTGTAGCCAACGTTCGCGAAGAAATAGCGGAAGCTCTCGTAGGACAGGACGCACTGCGTCAGGTCGCTATTGATAACTTGTTGATTGATCTTGATGGAACTGAGAACAAAGAAAGACTCGGCGCTAACGCAATGCTGGGTGTTTCCATGGCTGTTGCAAGAGCTGCTTCCAACCTGCTCGGAATTCCTCTTTATCAGTATCTTGGCGGCGTAAATTCAAAGGTTCTGCCAGTTCCTTTGATGAATATCATTAACGGTGGGGAGCATGCTCCTAACAACCTTGATATTCAGGAATTCATGATTGTACCTTTGGGTGCTGAAACTTTCGCGGAAGCTCTCCGCATGGGTTCTGAAACCTTCCATGCTTTAAAGAAAATTCTCGCTGCTGACGGTCACAACACCGCAGTCGGTGACGAAGGCGGATTCGCTCCGAATCTTAATTCACATGCAGAAGCTTTTGAGTACATTATCAAAGCTATTGAAAAAGCTGGATACAGAGCCGGTCATGACATTGCTCTCGCAATTGACGCTGCTGCTTCCGAATTCTACAAAGACGGCAAGTATGTGCTGAAAGGCGAAGGCAAAGAGTTCACAGCTGATGAACTGACAGCGTTCTATGTTGATCTTTGCGACCGTTTCCCTCTCATTTCCATTGAAGATGGACTTGCAGAAGGTGACTGGGAAGGCTGGGAACGTCACACTGAAGTACTCGGTGAACGCATTCAGATTGTAGGTGATGATATCTTTGTTACCAACCCTGATATCCTTGCAGAAGGCATCGAACGCGGTGTTTGTAACTCCATTCTTATTAAACTTAATCAGATTGGAACTGTTACTGAAACCCTCGATACCATTGAGCTTGCAAAACAGGCCGGTTACACCACCGTTGTTTCTCACCGTTCCGGTGAAACCAGCGATCACTTCATTGCCGACCTTGCTGTAGGTCTTAATACCGGTCAGATTAAGTCCGGTTCTTTGTGCCGCAGTGACAGACTTGCTAAATACAACCAGCTTCTCCGCATTGAAGAAGATCTCGAAGATGAAGGTATCTACTACGGACCTGCTCTTCGCGAAGCATTCTTCCCAGAAGACTAG
- the folD gene encoding bifunctional methylenetetrahydrofolate dehydrogenase/methenyltetrahydrofolate cyclohydrolase FolD: MIILNGKETALTIRGELKLEIDSLKSEFGRAPGLAVILVGEDPASEVYVRNKKIACEKSGIVSFAHHIDGGVSQQELEDLIKKLNADDKVDGILLQLPLPKGLDSQRCLELIDPGKDVDGFHPMNVGKLMLGLPGFRSCTPAGIITLLERYNLPTSGKKAVVVGRSNIVGKPLAMMLMQYGDFANATVTVCHSRTANLAEEVKSADFVFAAIGIPQFITKDMVKQGAVVVDVGINRTDDGLVGDCDYAALKDVASAMTPVPGGVGPMTIAQLLINTVQAFREHVA, encoded by the coding sequence ATGATTATTTTAAACGGAAAAGAAACAGCTCTCACCATCCGCGGCGAGCTAAAGCTTGAAATAGATTCCCTTAAATCAGAATTCGGCAGAGCGCCCGGTCTGGCAGTCATTCTTGTCGGAGAAGATCCAGCATCAGAAGTTTATGTTCGCAATAAGAAAATAGCCTGTGAAAAATCAGGAATCGTTTCCTTTGCGCATCACATTGATGGAGGAGTTTCTCAGCAGGAGCTTGAAGATCTGATCAAAAAGCTTAACGCTGATGACAAAGTTGACGGCATTCTGCTTCAGCTCCCTTTGCCTAAAGGATTAGACAGCCAGCGTTGTTTGGAACTTATCGATCCAGGTAAAGATGTTGACGGATTTCATCCAATGAATGTTGGTAAATTGATGCTGGGACTGCCCGGTTTTCGCTCCTGCACACCTGCCGGAATCATTACCCTGCTAGAACGTTACAACCTGCCTACTTCCGGCAAAAAAGCGGTAGTAGTCGGTCGTTCAAATATAGTTGGTAAACCGCTTGCCATGATGCTGATGCAGTACGGTGATTTTGCAAATGCCACCGTAACTGTCTGCCATTCACGCACCGCAAATCTGGCGGAAGAAGTTAAGAGCGCAGATTTCGTATTTGCTGCTATCGGCATTCCCCAATTTATCACCAAAGACATGGTAAAACAGGGCGCAGTAGTTGTTGATGTAGGTATCAACCGCACTGATGACGGCTTGGTAGGTGATTGCGATTACGCAGCGCTTAAAGATGTTGCCAGCGCAATGACTCCAGTCCCCGGTGGAGTGGGGCCTATGACTATTGCACAGTTACTTATTAATACTGTTCAGGCTTTTCGGGAGCATGTTGCTTAG
- a CDS encoding PQQ-binding-like beta-propeller repeat protein encodes MKFVFKFLFCIFAMFLILSNYSFAEAAQKKEKWQANLGGTIPACPAIGSDGTIYVGDSDTNSLHAINPDGSTKWSFLTGGFVQSSPAIGSDGTIYVGSNDHYLYAINPADHSKKWSVDLGGVITSSPAIGSDGTVYVGSNDHYLYAINPADHSKKWSVDLGGEVHSSPAIGSDGTIYVGSDSSSNNFFAIKPADGSTNWSVDLGDAVKSSPAIGSDGTIYVGSDSNSDNFFAINPADPSKEWSVDLGSSVGSSPAIGSDGTIYVVTGVKNGIVIQRK; translated from the coding sequence ATGAAATTTGTTTTTAAATTTTTATTCTGTATTTTCGCTATGTTTTTAATACTTTCAAATTATTCCTTCGCGGAGGCAGCTCAGAAGAAAGAAAAATGGCAAGCTAATTTAGGTGGAACTATACCAGCTTGCCCTGCGATAGGCAGCGACGGCACAATTTATGTAGGGGACTCTGATACTAATTCATTACACGCAATAAACCCAGACGGCAGTACAAAATGGAGTTTTCTAACAGGTGGTTTTGTACAATCTTCCCCTGCGATAGGCAGCGACGGCACAATTTATGTGGGATCAAATGACCATTATTTATACGCAATAAATCCTGCTGACCACAGTAAAAAATGGAGTGTTGATTTAGGTGGTGTTATAACCTCTTCCCCCGCGATAGGCAGCGACGGCACCGTTTATGTGGGGTCAAATGACCATTATTTATACGCAATAAATCCTGCTGACCACAGTAAAAAATGGAGTGTTGATTTAGGTGGTGAGGTACACTCTTCCCCCGCGATAGGCAGCGACGGCACAATTTATGTGGGGTCAGATAGTAGTAGTAATAATTTTTTCGCAATAAAACCTGCCGACGGCAGTACAAACTGGAGTGTTGATTTAGGTGATGCTGTAAAGTCTTCCCCCGCGATAGGCAGYGACGGCACAATTTATGTGGGGTCAGATAGTAATAGTGATAATTTTTTCGCAATAAACCCTGCCGACCCCAGTAAAGAATGGAGTGTTGATTTAGGTAGTAGTGTAGGCTCTTCCCCCGCGATAGGCAGTGACGGCACAATTTATGTGGTGACGGGAGTGAAAAATGGTATTGTTATACAGAGAAAGTGA